One segment of Carya illinoinensis cultivar Pawnee chromosome 13, C.illinoinensisPawnee_v1, whole genome shotgun sequence DNA contains the following:
- the LOC122291250 gene encoding uncharacterized protein LOC122291250 isoform X2, with protein sequence MMLRTRVLWFGVGFSVVGAAISQLIWRDLLTDRHALFSDTKQKFDALEARVLNLEPTIPYPKSDSGQFFARPNYDS encoded by the exons ATGATGCTAAGGACTCGAGTGCTATGGTTCGGCGTAGGGTTTTCTGTGGTAGGAGCTGCGATTTCCCAATTGATTTGGAGAGATTTGTTGACCGATCGACACGCTCTCTTTTCCGAT ACGAAGCAGAAATTTGATGCTTTGGAAGCCAGAGTGTTGAACCTCGAGCCAACTATCCCTTATCCGAAATCGGATTCCGGTCAG TTTTTCGCTAGACCGAATTACGATTCCTGA
- the LOC122291250 gene encoding uncharacterized protein LOC122291250 isoform X4 gives MMLRTRVLWFGVGFSVVGAAISQLIWRDLLTDRHALFSDTKQKFDALEARVLNLEPTIPYPKSDSGQAEG, from the exons ATGATGCTAAGGACTCGAGTGCTATGGTTCGGCGTAGGGTTTTCTGTGGTAGGAGCTGCGATTTCCCAATTGATTTGGAGAGATTTGTTGACCGATCGACACGCTCTCTTTTCCGAT ACGAAGCAGAAATTTGATGCTTTGGAAGCCAGAGTGTTGAACCTCGAGCCAACTATCCCTTATCCGAAATCGGATTCCGGTCAG GCGGAAGGCTAG
- the LOC122291250 gene encoding uncharacterized protein LOC122291250 isoform X1, with protein sequence MMLRTRVLWFGVGFSVVGAAISQLIWRDLLTDRHALFSDTKQKFDALEARVLNLEPTIPYPKSDSGQEAELMITSSPRGVIGKIEYQGVPTESTQTTGVAGIFYHI encoded by the exons ATGATGCTAAGGACTCGAGTGCTATGGTTCGGCGTAGGGTTTTCTGTGGTAGGAGCTGCGATTTCCCAATTGATTTGGAGAGATTTGTTGACCGATCGACACGCTCTCTTTTCCGAT ACGAAGCAGAAATTTGATGCTTTGGAAGCCAGAGTGTTGAACCTCGAGCCAACTATCCCTTATCCGAAATCGGATTCCGGTCAG GAAGCGGAGTTAATGATTACGAGTTCACCACGAGGTGTGATTGGAAAAATTGAGTACCAAGGCGTGCCAACAGAATCAACCCAAACCACAGGTGTTGCTggtatattttatcatatttga
- the LOC122291250 gene encoding uncharacterized protein LOC122291250 isoform X3, which translates to MMLRTRVLWFGVGFSVVGAAISQLIWRDLLTDRHALFSDTKQKFDALEARVLNLEPTIPYPKSDSGQISSK; encoded by the exons ATGATGCTAAGGACTCGAGTGCTATGGTTCGGCGTAGGGTTTTCTGTGGTAGGAGCTGCGATTTCCCAATTGATTTGGAGAGATTTGTTGACCGATCGACACGCTCTCTTTTCCGAT ACGAAGCAGAAATTTGATGCTTTGGAAGCCAGAGTGTTGAACCTCGAGCCAACTATCCCTTATCCGAAATCGGATTCCGGTCAG atttccaGCAAATAA